The genomic DNA CAATACGTCGCTGATCTTCAGGCGCGTTCGATGAGTGCTGCCGTAGAACGCCGGCTCGCGCACGAACGCCGCTCCGCGCGCGTCGTCGTGACCGGCATGGGCATCGTGTCGTGTCTCGGCAATACGCTCGCGCAGGTGTCGGCCGCGTTGCGCGACGGCAAGAGCGGCATCGTGCGCGTCGACGCGTGGCGCGAGCGCGGCTTCGCGAGCCAGGTGGCCGGCGTGGCGAGCGTGGAGCACGAGCCGCCGTTCGATCGCAAGCTCGAGCGCTTTATGGGCGACACCGCGCGCTTCGCGTGCCACGCGGTGAAGAAGGCACTCGACGACGCGGCATTGCCCGCGCACGCGCTGCATTCGCCGCGTGCGGGCGCTGTGATCGGCTCGGGTGTCGGCACGATGTCGGCGTACGACGCGGCGATGGCGATTGCGCATACGCGTGGTGTCGACAAGGTGCCGCCGTACACGGTGCCGCAAGCGATGAGCAGCACCGCGTCAGCCAATGTCGCACAGGTATTCGGCGTTGAAGGGGTGGCCTATTCGCCGTCGTCGGCGTGCACGACTTCGGCGCTTGCGATCGGGCAGGCGCTGCAGCTGATCCGCAGCGGCGCGCAGGACATCGTGCTCGCGGGCGGCAGCGAATGCCTGCACGACAACATGACGCTGATGTTCGATGCGATGCACGCGCTGTCGCGCCGCTCGAACGATGCGCCGCAGCAGGCGTCGCGCCCGTACGACGTCGCGCGCGACGGCTTTGTGATCGCATCGGGTGGTGGTGTGCTCGTGCTCGAATCGCTCGATCATGCGCTGGCGCGCGGTGCGCGGATTTATGCCGAGCTGACGGGCTTTGGACAATGCACGGACGGCGCGGGGATGGTGACGCCGCACGCGCACGGCATTGCGCGCGCGATTCGAAGCGCGCTTGCGGATGCCGATGCTGGTGCTGGCGCCGATTCTGCGGCTCGAATCGGTTCGCCCGACTACGTGAACACACACGGACCGTCGACGCCGTCAGGCGACGTCGAAGAAGTGCGGGCGATGCAAGACGTGTGGGGCACGGACGTGCCGCCGTTTTCGTCGACGAAGGGTTTCACGGGGCATCCGCTTGGCGCGTGCGGTGCGCACGAGGCGATCTACGCGCTGCTGATGATGCGCGACCGGTTTATCGCGGGCAACGCGCCGATCGATGACGCGGACCCCTGCATCGAGGGGATGCCGCTCGTGCGCGCGACGCGCGACGCGGTGCTCGAGCGTGTGATGTCGGTGTCGTTCGGGTTCGGCGGCAGTTGCGCGAGCCTGATCTTCGATGCCTGGAAGAAAGCCTGAAAGCAGCAATGAAGCAGCAATGAAGCAGCAAAGCGATTGATTTTTTACAACGAGGTCAAAAACAATGAGAGTCAAAAGCATAACGGCGGCGCTGGCTATCGTCGCCTTCACACAGGCCGGCTGCGCAACGCATGTCCAGTCGTTGCCGCTGCAACCGGTGACGAACCCGAGCACGTCGCAGCATGACGATGTCGCGCTCTACTTTGGCAAGGCCACCCATCCGGAAGTGAAGCGCACGCTCGGCGAACGCACGCAATCCGCGCGCATCGCACGCCGTACCGACGGCCCGGAGTCGTGCAATCAGGCGCTCAACGACGCGTTGCAGAAACTGCGCAGCTACGCGAGAGATCACCATGCGAACG from Paraburkholderia edwinii includes the following:
- a CDS encoding beta-ketoacyl synthase N-terminal-like domain-containing protein, whose translation is MSAAVERRLAHERRSARVVVTGMGIVSCLGNTLAQVSAALRDGKSGIVRVDAWRERGFASQVAGVASVEHEPPFDRKLERFMGDTARFACHAVKKALDDAALPAHALHSPRAGAVIGSGVGTMSAYDAAMAIAHTRGVDKVPPYTVPQAMSSTASANVAQVFGVEGVAYSPSSACTTSALAIGQALQLIRSGAQDIVLAGGSECLHDNMTLMFDAMHALSRRSNDAPQQASRPYDVARDGFVIASGGGVLVLESLDHALARGARIYAELTGFGQCTDGAGMVTPHAHGIARAIRSALADADAGAGADSAARIGSPDYVNTHGPSTPSGDVEEVRAMQDVWGTDVPPFSSTKGFTGHPLGACGAHEAIYALLMMRDRFIAGNAPIDDADPCIEGMPLVRATRDAVLERVMSVSFGFGGSCASLIFDAWKKA
- a CDS encoding signal peptidase; this encodes MRVKSITAALAIVAFTQAGCATHVQSLPLQPVTNPSTSQHDDVALYFGKATHPEVKRTLGERTQSARIARRTDGPESCNQALNDALQKLRSYARDHHANAVINISTRFHSTETESDTVYTCGLSTSSASINVRGDVVVLESK